The proteins below come from a single Xiphophorus couchianus chromosome 20, X_couchianus-1.0, whole genome shotgun sequence genomic window:
- the rpl22 gene encoding large ribosomal subunit protein eL22 encodes MAPIKKLVARKPGGKRKKQTLKFTLDCTHPVEDGIMDAANFEKFLQERIKVNGKAGNLGGGVVSIERSKSKIAVNSEVPFSKRYLKYLTKKYLKKNNLRDWLRVVANTKESYELRYFQINQDEEEEEED; translated from the exons ATGGCTCCAATA AAGAAGCTGGTGGCTAGGAAGCCTGGTGGAAAGAGGAAGAAGCAGACCCTGAAATTCACTCTGGACTGCACTCATCCCGTGGAGGACGGCATCATGGATGCTGCCAACTTT GAGAAGTTCTTGCAGGAGCGTATTAAGGTGAACGGCAAAGCTGGGAACCTTGGTGGAGGGGTGGTCTCCATTGAGAGGAGCAAGAGTAAAATTGCCGTGAACTCAGAGGTTCCCTTCTCAAAAAG GTACTTGAAATATCTCACCAAGAAGTATCTAAAGAAGAACAACCTCAGGGATTGGTTGCGGGTTGTGGCGAACACCAAGGAGAGTTATGAGCTGCGCTACTTCCAGATCAACCaggacgaggaagaggaggaagaagattaa
- the zpr1 gene encoding zinc finger protein ZPR1 has product MSLISEENVRGGNIFRELSADDEEWQPTEIESLCMNCYQNGTTRMLLTKIPFFKEIIVSSFSCAHCGWSNTEIQSAGRIQDQGVCYTLEVKTKQDLNREVVKADCAVTKIPELDFEIPPFTQKGSLSTIEGLLGRAVAGLEQDQPARRAAEPQVAEKIDEFIQKLKKLKDVEHEFTLVIEDPSGNSFVENPLAPQKDEALTVTRFKRTAQQDQQLGIRPDDDQVEERSGNDLEAMRGEVLVFPTNCPECNAPASTNMKLVQIPHFKEVIIMATNCDSCGHRTNEVKSGGATEPLGTRITLHVTDASDMTRDVLKSETCSVLIPELEFELGMAALGGKFTTLEGLLQDIKDLTVSKNPFICGDSSSTDRVEKLKEFGEKIEKILAGEMKVHIVLDDATGNSYMQNVYAPEADPEMTVEKYTRTFDQNEELGLNDMKTENYQEEN; this is encoded by the coding sequence ATGTCTCTTATTTCCGAGGAAAATGTTCGCGGTGGGAACATTTTTAGGGAGCTTAGTGCGGACGACGAGGAGTGGCAGCCCACCGAGATAGAGAGCTTGTGTATGAACTGCTACCAAAATGGCACGACCCGCATGCTCCTCACTAAAATCCCCTTCTTCAAAGAAATTATCGTCAGCTCCTTCAGCTGTGCTCACTGCGGCTGGTCCAACACCGAGATCCAGTCTGCGGGCCGAATCCAGGACCAGGGGGTCTGTTACACGCTCGAAGTCAAAACGAAGCAGGACTTGAACCGGGAGGTTGTGAAGGCGGACTGTGCGGTCACCAAGATCCCTGAGCTGGATTTCGAAATACCTCCTTTTACCCAGAAAGGTTCGCTTTCTACTATCGAGGGGTTGTTGGGCCGAGCAGTAGCCGGGCTGGAGCAGGACCAGCCTGCCAGACGGGCTGCCGAACCGCAGGTGGCGGAGAAAATAGACGAGTTCATCCAGAAGCTGAAGAAGCTCAAAGATGTTGAACACGAATTCACGCTGGTGATTGAGGATCCATCGGGGAACAGTTTTGTGGAAAATCCTCTGGCGCCTCAAAAGGACGAGGCTCTGACAGTGACCCGGTTCAAGAGGACCGCCCAGCAGGACCAGCAGCTGGGAATACGGCCTGATGATGACCAGGTGGAGGAGCGTTCAGGGAACGACCTGGAAGCTATGAGAGGAGAGGTCCTGGTGTTCCCCACAAACTGCCCGGAGTGCAACGCGCCCGCCTCCACCAATATGAAGCTGGTCCAGATCCCCCACTTCAAGGAGGTCATCATCATGGCCACCAACTGTGACAGCTGTGGCCACCGGACCAACGAGGTCAAATCCGGTGGAGCTACGGAGCCGCTTGGCACCAGGATCACACTGCACGTCACTGACGCTTCAGACATGACCAGAGACGTGCTCAAGTCAGAGACCTGCTCTGTCCTCATCCCAGAACTGGAGTTTGAACTGGGAATGGCAGCTCTGGGTGGGAAGTTCACCACGCTGGAGGGGCTGCTGCAAGACATTAAGGACCTGACTGTCTCCAAAAACCCCTTCATCTGTGGTGACAGCAGCTCCACTGACCGAGTGGAGAAGCTAAAGGAGTTTGGGGAGAAGATAGAGAAGATCCTGGCAGGAGAAATGAAAGTACACATCGTCCTGGACGATGCAACTGGGAACAGCTACATGCAGAATGTGTACGCTCCAGAGGCGGACCCTGAGATGACAGTAGAGAAGTACACTCGCACATTTGATCAGAATGAAGAGTTGGGCCTAAATGACATGAAGACTGAAAATTATcaagaagaaaactga
- the rnf207a gene encoding RING finger protein 207 isoform X2 — translation MAGGIFSNVGNLFEVDCANVHPLVCHLCHEQYKSPCILDCYHIFCARCLRGLTNDCRLSCPLCGYHSMIKGNNALPPEDRLLKFLVDNNADVEETVLCANCDQESNKKDTGLMYYCNTCSQPLCTTCRELTHKAKMFSHHEIVSLAKRTKAKHRKCSLHEEPYILFSTENKSMLCIKCFRDMQVESRTHCIDIETAYAQGCEMLDQAVLVVKELQTSTGEAIHLLRAMIGEVRLNVEDEESAICSLFNSLQERLAERKKTLLKAAQSQHEEKEKALKEQLSHLTALLPTLQVHLVTCSAFLSSANKYEFLDMGYQLMERLKRIVKLPHRLRPVQSSKINTEYRSEFARCLEPLLQIVSRRPPSVAGSTSVVTRLQSPLSLPCHSPSLSEMPVGSGFGRKPTSHRNICTKVLLAEGRETPFTEHCRNYENSYRTLQTEIQNLKDQVQEMHRDLTKHHSIINTDKMGEILDRSLNIDNQIAAEYSTVETMRVMFEEIWDETLQMVNNEQEIYEAQLYDLMQLKQENSYLTTIARQISPYILSIAKVKERLEPRFQEPKEHLDDRTETMLKIYEDSTVPKDSQDSDKQSYVTDQDRNKNSRNLMLEPAEISVKSSRAGRQRGPVETSSKNDIPS, via the exons ATGGCAGGAGGGATCTTCTCCAATGTGGGCAACCTGTTTGAGGTGGACTGTGCTAACGTCCACCCTCTGGTGTGTCACTTGTGCCATGAGCAGTATAAGTCCCCATGTATACTGGACTGCTACCATATCTTCTGCGCCCGCTGCCTACGAGGTCTGACCAATGACTGCCGCCTCAGCTGCCCCCTCTGTGG ATACCACTCAATGATTAAAGGAAATAATGCCCTCCCACCAGAGGATCGTCTGCTGAAGTTCCTCGTGGACAACAATGCAGATGTTGAGGAGACGGTGCTTTGTGCCAACTGTGACCAAGAAAGTAACAAAAAG GACACAGGTCTGATGTACTACTGTAACACTTGCAGCCAGCCACTTTGTACCACCTGCCGAGAGCTGACACACAAGGCCAAAATGTTTTCCCACCACGAGATTGTGTCATTGGCCAAACGCACTAAAGCCAAACACAGAAAATGCT ctctcCATGAGGAGCCCTACATCCTGTTCTCAACAGAGAATAAATCAATGCTTTGCATCAAATGTTTCAGAGACATGCAAGT GGAGAGTCGAACTCACTGCATCGATATTGAAACAGCTTATGCTCAGGGTTGTGAGATGTTGGACCAAGCTGTGCTG GTGGTGAAGGAGCTGCAGACCTCAACCGGAGAAGCAATCCATCTGCTGAGGGCAATGATCGGAGAAGTGCGTCTGAATGTGGAGGATGAAGAAAGTGCAATTTGTAGTCTGTTCAACAGTTTGCAG GAAAGGCTAGCAGAGAGGAAAAAGACTCTGCTGAAAGCAGCTcagag TCAGCatgaggagaaggagaaagcaTTAAAGGAGCAACTGTCTCACCTCACTGCTCTACTTCCAACACTTCAG gTCCATCTGGTCACCTGCTCAGCTTTTCTCAGCTCAGCCAACAAATATGAGTTTCTGGATATGGGATAT CAACTCATGGAGAGGCTGAAGAGGATTGTGAAACTCCCTCATCGACTGCGGCCAGTGCAAAGCAGCAAA ATCAATACTGAGTATAGGAGTGAGTTTGCTCGTTGTCTGGAGCCTCTGCTCCAGATAGTATCCCGCCGTCCTCCTTCTGTTGCTGGTTCCACAAGTGTCGTAACAAG GCTCCAGTCCCCTCTCTCGTTACCCTGCCACTCTCCTTCTCTCAGTGAGATGCCGGTGGGCTCGGGGTTTGGGCGAAAGCCGACATCTCACAGGAATATTTGCACTAAGGTTCTCCTGGCTGAGGGCAGGGAAACCCCCTTCACTGAGCACTGCCGCAACTACGAGAACTCCTACCGG ACTCTGCAGACAGAGATTCAGAATCTGAAGGACCAGGTTCAGGAGATGCACAGAGACCTGACCAAGCACCATTCCATCATCAACACAGATAAAATGGGAGAGATCTTGGACAGATCCCTGAATATTGACAATCAGATTGCTGCTGAGTATTCCACTGTGGAAACCATGAGAGTTATGTTTGAAGAG ATCTGGGATGAAACTTTGCAGATGGTGAATAACGAGCAGGAGATCTATGAAG CTCAGCTATATGACCTGATGCAGCTGAAACAGGAGAACTCTTACTTAACCACAATCGCCAGACAGATCAGCCCTTACATCTTGTCCATCGCTAAAGTCAAAGAGAGGCTCGAGCCCAG gtttcagGAGCCTAAGGAGCATCTTGATGATCGCACCGAAACGATGCTGAAAATCTATGAGGACAGCACAGTCCCAAAGGACAGTCAAGACAG cgaCAAGCAGAGTTATGTCACAGATCAAGACAGAAACAAGAACAGCCGCAACCTGATGCTGGAGCCAGCAGAGATTTCTGTGAAGAGCAGTCGAGCCGGCAGGCAGCGGGGTCCTGTGGAGACGTCCAGCAAAAATGACATTCCTTCGTAA
- the rnf207a gene encoding RING finger protein 207 isoform X1, producing MAGGIFSNVGNLFEVDCANVHPLVCHLCHEQYKSPCILDCYHIFCARCLRGLTNDCRLSCPLCGYHSMIKGNNALPPEDRLLKFLVDNNADVEETVLCANCDQESNKKDTGLMYYCNTCSQPLCTTCRELTHKAKMFSHHEIVSLAKRTKAKHRKCSLHEEPYILFSTENKSMLCIKCFRDMQVESRTHCIDIETAYAQGCEMLDQAVLVVKELQTSTGEAIHLLRAMIGEVRLNVEDEESAICSLFNSLQERLAERKKTLLKAAQSQHEEKEKALKEQLSHLTALLPTLQVHLVTCSAFLSSANKYEFLDMGYQLMERLKRIVKLPHRLRPVQSSKINTEYRSEFARCLEPLLQIVSRRPPSVAGSTSVVTSSGQGNWRHRSLMDWRLQSPLSLPCHSPSLSEMPVGSGFGRKPTSHRNICTKVLLAEGRETPFTEHCRNYENSYRTLQTEIQNLKDQVQEMHRDLTKHHSIINTDKMGEILDRSLNIDNQIAAEYSTVETMRVMFEEIWDETLQMVNNEQEIYEAQLYDLMQLKQENSYLTTIARQISPYILSIAKVKERLEPRFQEPKEHLDDRTETMLKIYEDSTVPKDSQDSDKQSYVTDQDRNKNSRNLMLEPAEISVKSSRAGRQRGPVETSSKNDIPS from the exons ATGGCAGGAGGGATCTTCTCCAATGTGGGCAACCTGTTTGAGGTGGACTGTGCTAACGTCCACCCTCTGGTGTGTCACTTGTGCCATGAGCAGTATAAGTCCCCATGTATACTGGACTGCTACCATATCTTCTGCGCCCGCTGCCTACGAGGTCTGACCAATGACTGCCGCCTCAGCTGCCCCCTCTGTGG ATACCACTCAATGATTAAAGGAAATAATGCCCTCCCACCAGAGGATCGTCTGCTGAAGTTCCTCGTGGACAACAATGCAGATGTTGAGGAGACGGTGCTTTGTGCCAACTGTGACCAAGAAAGTAACAAAAAG GACACAGGTCTGATGTACTACTGTAACACTTGCAGCCAGCCACTTTGTACCACCTGCCGAGAGCTGACACACAAGGCCAAAATGTTTTCCCACCACGAGATTGTGTCATTGGCCAAACGCACTAAAGCCAAACACAGAAAATGCT ctctcCATGAGGAGCCCTACATCCTGTTCTCAACAGAGAATAAATCAATGCTTTGCATCAAATGTTTCAGAGACATGCAAGT GGAGAGTCGAACTCACTGCATCGATATTGAAACAGCTTATGCTCAGGGTTGTGAGATGTTGGACCAAGCTGTGCTG GTGGTGAAGGAGCTGCAGACCTCAACCGGAGAAGCAATCCATCTGCTGAGGGCAATGATCGGAGAAGTGCGTCTGAATGTGGAGGATGAAGAAAGTGCAATTTGTAGTCTGTTCAACAGTTTGCAG GAAAGGCTAGCAGAGAGGAAAAAGACTCTGCTGAAAGCAGCTcagag TCAGCatgaggagaaggagaaagcaTTAAAGGAGCAACTGTCTCACCTCACTGCTCTACTTCCAACACTTCAG gTCCATCTGGTCACCTGCTCAGCTTTTCTCAGCTCAGCCAACAAATATGAGTTTCTGGATATGGGATAT CAACTCATGGAGAGGCTGAAGAGGATTGTGAAACTCCCTCATCGACTGCGGCCAGTGCAAAGCAGCAAA ATCAATACTGAGTATAGGAGTGAGTTTGCTCGTTGTCTGGAGCCTCTGCTCCAGATAGTATCCCGCCGTCCTCCTTCTGTTGCTGGTTCCACAAGTGTCGTAACAAG TTCCGGACAGGGAAACTGGAGGCACAGGAGCCTAATGGATTGGAG GCTCCAGTCCCCTCTCTCGTTACCCTGCCACTCTCCTTCTCTCAGTGAGATGCCGGTGGGCTCGGGGTTTGGGCGAAAGCCGACATCTCACAGGAATATTTGCACTAAGGTTCTCCTGGCTGAGGGCAGGGAAACCCCCTTCACTGAGCACTGCCGCAACTACGAGAACTCCTACCGG ACTCTGCAGACAGAGATTCAGAATCTGAAGGACCAGGTTCAGGAGATGCACAGAGACCTGACCAAGCACCATTCCATCATCAACACAGATAAAATGGGAGAGATCTTGGACAGATCCCTGAATATTGACAATCAGATTGCTGCTGAGTATTCCACTGTGGAAACCATGAGAGTTATGTTTGAAGAG ATCTGGGATGAAACTTTGCAGATGGTGAATAACGAGCAGGAGATCTATGAAG CTCAGCTATATGACCTGATGCAGCTGAAACAGGAGAACTCTTACTTAACCACAATCGCCAGACAGATCAGCCCTTACATCTTGTCCATCGCTAAAGTCAAAGAGAGGCTCGAGCCCAG gtttcagGAGCCTAAGGAGCATCTTGATGATCGCACCGAAACGATGCTGAAAATCTATGAGGACAGCACAGTCCCAAAGGACAGTCAAGACAG cgaCAAGCAGAGTTATGTCACAGATCAAGACAGAAACAAGAACAGCCGCAACCTGATGCTGGAGCCAGCAGAGATTTCTGTGAAGAGCAGTCGAGCCGGCAGGCAGCGGGGTCCTGTGGAGACGTCCAGCAAAAATGACATTCCTTCGTAA
- the rnf207a gene encoding RING finger protein 207 isoform X3, translated as MAGGIFSNVGNLFEVDCANVHPLVCHLCHEQYKSPCILDCYHIFCARCLRGLTNDCRLSCPLCGYHSMIKGNNALPPEDRLLKFLVDNNADVEETVLCANCDQESNKKDTGLMYYCNTCSQPLCTTCRELTHKAKMFSHHEIVSLAKRTKAKHRKCSLHEEPYILFSTENKSMLCIKCFRDMQVESRTHCIDIETAYAQGCEMLDQAVLVVKELQTSTGEAIHLLRAMIGEVRLNVEDEESAICSLFNSLQERLAERKKTLLKAAQSQHEEKEKALKEQLSHLTALLPTLQVHLVTCSAFLSSANKYEFLDMGYQLMERLKRIVKLPHRLRPVQSSKINTEYRSEFARCLEPLLQIVSRRPPSVAGSTSVVTSSGQGNWRHRSLMDWRLQSPLSLPCHSPSLSEMPVGSGFGRKPTSHRNICTKVLLAEGRETPFTEHCRNYENSYRTLQTEIQNLKDQVQEMHRDLTKHHSIINTDKMGEILDRSLNIDNQIAAEYSTVETMRVMFEEIWDETLQMVNNEQEIYEAQLYDLMQLKQENSYLTTIARQISPYILSIAKVKERLEPRCGKGFRSLRSILMIAPKRC; from the exons ATGGCAGGAGGGATCTTCTCCAATGTGGGCAACCTGTTTGAGGTGGACTGTGCTAACGTCCACCCTCTGGTGTGTCACTTGTGCCATGAGCAGTATAAGTCCCCATGTATACTGGACTGCTACCATATCTTCTGCGCCCGCTGCCTACGAGGTCTGACCAATGACTGCCGCCTCAGCTGCCCCCTCTGTGG ATACCACTCAATGATTAAAGGAAATAATGCCCTCCCACCAGAGGATCGTCTGCTGAAGTTCCTCGTGGACAACAATGCAGATGTTGAGGAGACGGTGCTTTGTGCCAACTGTGACCAAGAAAGTAACAAAAAG GACACAGGTCTGATGTACTACTGTAACACTTGCAGCCAGCCACTTTGTACCACCTGCCGAGAGCTGACACACAAGGCCAAAATGTTTTCCCACCACGAGATTGTGTCATTGGCCAAACGCACTAAAGCCAAACACAGAAAATGCT ctctcCATGAGGAGCCCTACATCCTGTTCTCAACAGAGAATAAATCAATGCTTTGCATCAAATGTTTCAGAGACATGCAAGT GGAGAGTCGAACTCACTGCATCGATATTGAAACAGCTTATGCTCAGGGTTGTGAGATGTTGGACCAAGCTGTGCTG GTGGTGAAGGAGCTGCAGACCTCAACCGGAGAAGCAATCCATCTGCTGAGGGCAATGATCGGAGAAGTGCGTCTGAATGTGGAGGATGAAGAAAGTGCAATTTGTAGTCTGTTCAACAGTTTGCAG GAAAGGCTAGCAGAGAGGAAAAAGACTCTGCTGAAAGCAGCTcagag TCAGCatgaggagaaggagaaagcaTTAAAGGAGCAACTGTCTCACCTCACTGCTCTACTTCCAACACTTCAG gTCCATCTGGTCACCTGCTCAGCTTTTCTCAGCTCAGCCAACAAATATGAGTTTCTGGATATGGGATAT CAACTCATGGAGAGGCTGAAGAGGATTGTGAAACTCCCTCATCGACTGCGGCCAGTGCAAAGCAGCAAA ATCAATACTGAGTATAGGAGTGAGTTTGCTCGTTGTCTGGAGCCTCTGCTCCAGATAGTATCCCGCCGTCCTCCTTCTGTTGCTGGTTCCACAAGTGTCGTAACAAG TTCCGGACAGGGAAACTGGAGGCACAGGAGCCTAATGGATTGGAG GCTCCAGTCCCCTCTCTCGTTACCCTGCCACTCTCCTTCTCTCAGTGAGATGCCGGTGGGCTCGGGGTTTGGGCGAAAGCCGACATCTCACAGGAATATTTGCACTAAGGTTCTCCTGGCTGAGGGCAGGGAAACCCCCTTCACTGAGCACTGCCGCAACTACGAGAACTCCTACCGG ACTCTGCAGACAGAGATTCAGAATCTGAAGGACCAGGTTCAGGAGATGCACAGAGACCTGACCAAGCACCATTCCATCATCAACACAGATAAAATGGGAGAGATCTTGGACAGATCCCTGAATATTGACAATCAGATTGCTGCTGAGTATTCCACTGTGGAAACCATGAGAGTTATGTTTGAAGAG ATCTGGGATGAAACTTTGCAGATGGTGAATAACGAGCAGGAGATCTATGAAG CTCAGCTATATGACCTGATGCAGCTGAAACAGGAGAACTCTTACTTAACCACAATCGCCAGACAGATCAGCCCTTACATCTTGTCCATCGCTAAAGTCAAAGAGAGGCTCGAGCCCAGGTGCGGTAAAG gtttcagGAGCCTAAGGAGCATCTTGATGATCGCACCGAAACGATGCTGA